The following proteins are co-located in the Lepisosteus oculatus isolate fLepOcu1 chromosome 9, fLepOcu1.hap2, whole genome shotgun sequence genome:
- the camsap2a gene encoding calmodulin-regulated spectrin-associated protein 2a isoform X3 produces MGDVADSKEIKKTFIVPAIKAFDHYDFTRAKIACSLTWLVAKAFGTDNVPEDLKEPFYTDQYDQEHIKPPVVNLLLSAELYCRAGSLILKSDAAKPLLGHDAVIQALAQKGLYVTDQEKLVTERDLRKKPIQMSAHLAMIDTLMMAYTVEMVSVEKVVACVQQYSPFFPDSDMPYDTEDAVTSWINKVNEHLKDIIIQEQKMRESQCSDIAGGPRARYRKEQALPKQMPCIPPVDNLLKDSTDGSALAALIHFYCPEIVKLEDICLKETMSLADSLYNLQLIQEFCQENLNRCCHFTLEDMLYASSSIKNNYLVFMAELFWWFEVVKPSFVQPRVVDTEASQPVHSLRNMPSVPISNATKRSFIESPSSSDQPSLPLSPSESLMSVRHTQPQSQPPVSGVMKRSTSMSYVDGYVGTWPKEKRSSAHGVSFDIPFDNENTMQTPTAPSRGMTRSISTEGLGFKVHQMPKNLIKRNLSFQPVNGQKEKEGIEEEECPESLTGTELSSKHSGRGNNIRNQHGLSNGPVMDGHGNLTGTPSIEEALKIIHNTEKPHTLLQSDKVNNGFFLHCQDLEDSSSQPKLEEAGIDSVTEIKGAMSPDTTEVDTGIHVQTEDIQETMDEDSSLRDYTVSMDSDMDHDYELKAGNPREMISPCPSSLSAKSQAGSTASSSSGIKMTSFAEQKFKKLNNVDGRSSGSSSQKTTPESSELNIPHMVAWAQTPEESPVRQTGRDPTQLLASEMVQLRMKLEEKRRAIEAQKKKVEAAFTRHRQRMGRTAFLTVVKRKGDGTSPLREEAAGSEDEKLSTDSQPFKTADDNNLRPEKCKTDITDSMDQAQNRWLKSPNDENLGEVDLVEYTKSIEKLNASLNFLQQEMQRLAQQQEVIMQMREQQAWVISPPQPSPQKQIRDLRTATRSTGSLSPVLSSGDSPRTSHRSPTSIKRKSASFHSKTPRTPRPNELKITPFNRILTPPQSVDSLPRLRRFSPSQTQTSSFVCLGHDSRPSSETEAREKDAAERLKPDHSFPKEGSEKGVEAEPPSTAEEPKEKPTKEREEEEREIKPLESTVSEVLSQPITETFIVTPTENPGDVLGQSTKSLIEVPLSILKPLEGQELEDHGEGEVSGEVYDEDQKMCCGFFFKDDQKGEDDMAVKRAALLEKRLRRERETQQRKQQLEAEMEQKKEEARIKAEEERQKKEDEKARREFIKQEYLRRKQLKLMEDMDTVIKPRPASSKQKKPRPKSVHRDIMESPKTPARAPAGSRPRVFSVSSLSLASLNLADTDSVQSGKRTPRSSDIASGNLYYLLKSTKLKNTRPESADGFLSPCRSGSRNGEKDWENGSTTSSVASNTEYTGPKLYKEPSAKSNKHIIQNALSHCCLAGKVNEGQKNKILEQMEKSEANNFLILFRDSGCQFRSLYTYCPETEEINKLAGIGPKSITRKMIEGLYKYNSDRKQFSHIPAKTMSASVDAITIHSHLWQTKKPVTPKKVLPSKS; encoded by the exons AGTGCACACTTAGCCATGATAGACACTCTGATGATGGCATATACGGTGGAGATGGTGAGCGTGGAGAAGGTTGTGGCATGTGTACAGCAGTATTCACCTTTTTTCCCCGACTCCGATATGCCCTACGATACTGAGGATGCTGTTACAAGCTGGATTAATAAG GTAAATGAACACTTGAAAGACATAATCATTCAGGAGCAGAAGATGAGAGAATCCCAGTGTTCAGACATCgctggaggtccaagg GCCCGCTACAGGAAGGAGCAGGCACTGCCAAAACAGATGCCATGCATTCCCCCTGTGGACAACTTACTGAAAGACAGCACTGATGGCAGTGCTCTGGCTGCTTTGATCCATTTCTACTGCCCAGAGATTGTGAAGCTGGAAG ATATATGCCTGAAGGAGACCATGTCATTGGCAGACAGCCTTTACAATCTACAGCTGATTCAGGAGTTCTGTCAGGAGAATCTGAACCGTTGTTGCCACTTCACACTGGAAGATATGCTCTATGCCTCCTCCTCGATAAAG AATAACTACCTTGTCTTTATGGCAGAGTTGTTTTGGTGGTTCGAAGTGGTGAAGCCATCTTTTGTGCAGCCTCGTGTTGTAGATACTGAag CATCACAGCCAGTCCATTCCTTGCGAAACATGCCTTCGGTTCCCATTTCAAATGCCACAAAGAGAAGCTTTATTGAGAGCCCTTCCAGCTCTGACCAGcccag tctGCCCTTGTCACCATCAGAGTCTCTCAtgtctgtcagacacacacaaccACAGTCTCAGCCTCCTGTTTCAG gtgtgaTGAAAAGATCAACTTCAATGTCTTACGTGGATGGTTACGTTGGAACGTGGCCAAAGGAAAAACG GTCCTCAGCTCATGGAGTATCCTTTGATATTCCTTTTGATAACGAAAACACTATGCAGACTCCCACTGCCCCCAGCAGAGGGATGACCAGGTCTATCAGCACTGAAGGTCTGGGTTTCAAAGTCCATCAGATGCCCAAGAATCTGATTAAAAGAAACCTCTCCTTCCAGCCTGTGAatggacagaaggaaaaagAGGGCATTGAGGAGGAGGAGTGCCCAGAGAGCCTCACAGGCACAGAACTATCCAGCAAGCATTCAGGGAGAGGTAATAACATCAGGAATCAGCATGGACTTTCAAATGGGCCAGTCATGGATGGGCATGGTAATCTCACAGGGACTCCAAGCATTGAGGAAGCTTTGAAAATCATTCACAACACAGAAAAACCACATACACTCCTCCAGTCGGATAAAGTGAACAATGGATTTTTCCTCCATTGTCAGGATTTAGAGGATTCAAGTTCACAGCCCAAGCTAGAGGAAGCAGGTATAGATTCTGTTACAGAGATAAAAGGAGCCATGAGCCCCGACACGACCGAGGTGGACACTGGGATTCATGTGCAGACGGAGGATATTCAGGAAACCATGGACGAGGACTCATCTCTAAGAGACTACACTGTGAGCATGGATTCAGATATGGACCATGACTATGAATTAAAAGCCGGCAACCCGAGGGAAATGATAAGCCCCTGTCCTAGCTCATTAAGTGCGAAGTCTCAGGCCGGTAGTACTGCATCCTCAAGTTCAGGGATCAAGATGACCAGCTTCGCAGAACAGAAGTTCAAAAAACTGAATAACGTCGACGGCAGGAGCAGTGGAAGCAGCTCTCAGAAGACCACTCCTGAGAGTTCAGAACTCAACATCCCGCACATGGTGGCCTGGGCTCAAACTCCGGAGGAGAGCCCAGTCAGACAAACAGGGAGGGATCCCACGCAGCTGTTGGCGTCCGAGATGGTTCAGCTGAGGATGAAGCTGGAGGAGAAACGCAGGGCGATCGAAGCCCAAAAGAAAAAGGTGGAGGCAGCCTTTACAAGGCACAGGCAGAGGATGGGGAGAACAGCATTCCTGACGGTGGTGAAGAGAAAAGGAGACGGTACCTCACCCCTGAGGGAAGAGGCTGCCGGTTCAGAAGACGAAAAGCTGTCCACCGACAGCCAGCCTTTCAAAACGGCTGACGATAACAACCTAAGGCCTGAGAAGTGTAAAACAGACATCACGGATAGCATGGACCAAGCTCAGAACCGATGGCTGAAGTCACCCAATGATGAGAACTTAGGGGAAGTAGACCTGGTGGAGTACACCAAATCCATTGAAAAGCTAAATGCCTCTCTGAACTTCCTGCAGCAGGAGATGCAGCGCTTGGCCCAGCAGCAGGAGGTCATCATGCAGATGCGAGAGCAGCAGGCATGGGTAATTTCGCCTCCCCAGCCCTCGCCACAGAAACAAATCCGGGATCTCCGCACTGCCACCCGTTCCACTGGCTCCTTGTCACCCGTCTTGTCCTCGGGAGACTCGCCTCGTACCTCCCATCGGTCCCCGACAAGCATAAAGAGAAAGTCGGCCTCTTTCCACTCAAAGACCCCCAGGACTCCGCGGCCAAATGAACTAAAAATCACACCTTTCAACCGCATTTTAACCCCCCCCCAGTCGGTGGATAGCCTCCCTCGCCTTCGGAGGTTTTCTCCCAGCCAGACCCAAACCAGCTCTTTTGTGTGTCTCGGACATGATTCCAGACCATCCTCTGAGACTGAGGCCAGGGAGAAGGATGCTGCTGAAAGACTGAAACCAgaccattcttttccaaaagaagGGTCAGAGAAAGGGGTGGAAGCCGAGCCACCCTCTACAGCCGAGGAACCCAAGGAAAAACCAACAAAAGAGAGGGAAGAAGAGGAAAGAGAGATAAAGCCTTTAGAATCCACTGTTTCAGAAGTGCTATCCCAGCCAATAACAGAGACATTTATAGTTACCCCCACTGAAAACCCGGGTGATGTTCTTGGGCAGAGCACCAAGAGCTTGATTGAAGTTCCATTATCAATACTTAAGCCTCTGGAGGGACAAGAATTAGAAGATCATGGAGAGGGGGAAGTCAGTGGAGAAGTCTATGATGAAGATCAGAAGATGTGCTGTGGTTTCTTTTTTAAG GACGACCAGAAGGGCGAAGACGATATGGCAGTGAAGCGGGCGGCACTGCTGGAGAAGAggctgaggagagagagggagacccAGCAGCGGAAGCAGCAGCTGGAGGCCGAGATGGAACAGAAGAAAGAAGAGGCCCG GATTAAAGCAGAAGAAGAACGTCAGAAGAAGGAGGATGAGAAAGCACGCAGAGAGTTCATTAAGCAGGAGTACCTTAGGAGAAAGCAGCTCAAACTAATGGAAGACATGGACACCGTGATTAAGCCACGTCCTGCCAGCTCCAAACAGAAGAAACCTCGCCCAAAATCTGTCCACAGAGATATCATGGAATCTCCCAAAACCCCTGCCAGGGCTCCGGCAG GTTCACGTCCTCGTGTTTTTTCAGTCTCCAGCCTCTCTCTGGCCTCGCTGAACTTGGCGGACACTGACAGCGTGCAGTCAGGCAAGAGAACCCCCAG AAGCAGTGACATAGCCTCAGGAAACCTATACTACTTATTGAAATCTACTAAACTGAAAAACACAAG gcCTGAGTCAGCAGATGGTTTTTTATCACCGTGTCGATCGGGCAGTCGCAATGGAGAGAAGGATTGGGAAAATGGTTCTACAACATCTTCTGTGGCTTCCAACACAGAATATACAG GCCCAAAGCTTTACAAAGAGCCTAGTGCAAAGTCTAATAAGCACATTATCCAGAATGCCTTGTCTCACTGCTGTCTAGCTGGCAAGGTCAATGAAGgtcaaaagaataaaatattggAG CAAATGGAGAAGTCGGAGGCCAACAACTTTTTGATTCTGTTCCGGGATTCTGGCTGCCAGTTCAGGTCATTGTACACATACTGCCCGGAGACAGAGGAGATCAACAAGCTGGCAGGAATTGGCCCCAAGTCCATCACCAGGAAGATGATTGAGGGTCTGTACAAGTACAACTCTGACAGGAAGCAGTTCAGCCATATCCCTGCTAAGACCATGTCTGCAAGTGTTGACGCCATTACCATTCACAGCCACTTGTGGCAGACCAAGAAGCCCGTCACACCTAAAAAAGTTTTGCCTTCCAAGTCTTAG
- the camsap2a gene encoding calmodulin-regulated spectrin-associated protein 2a isoform X5 codes for MGDVADSKEIKKTFIVPAIKAFDHYDFTRAKIACSLTWLVAKAFGTDNVPEDLKEPFYTDQYDQEHIKPPVVNLLLSAELYCRAGSLILKSDAAKPLLGHDAVIQALAQKGLYVTDQEKLVTERDLRKKPIQMSAHLAMIDTLMMAYTVEMVSVEKVVACVQQYSPFFPDSDMPYDTEDAVTSWINKVNEHLKDIIIQEQKMRESQCSDIAGGPRSPTKWYWKLVPARYRKEQALPKQMPCIPPVDNLLKDSTDGSALAALIHFYCPEIVKLEDICLKETMSLADSLYNLQLIQEFCQENLNRCCHFTLEDMLYASSSIKNNYLVFMAELFWWFEVVKPSFVQPRVVDTEASQPVHSLRNMPSVPISNATKRSFIESPSSSDQPSLPLSPSESLMSVRHTQPQSQPPVSGVMKRSTSMSYVDGYVGTWPKEKRSSAHGVSFDIPFDNENTMQTPTAPSRGMTRSISTEGLGFKVHQMPKNLIKRNLSFQPVNGQKEKEGIEEEECPESLTGTELSSKHSGRGNNIRNQHGLSNGPVMDGHGNLTGTPSIEEALKIIHNTEKPHTLLQSDKVNNGFFLHCQDLEDSSSQPKLEEAGIDSVTEIKGAMSPDTTEVDTGIHVQTEDIQETMDEDSSLRDYTVSMDSDMDHDYELKAGNPREMISPCPSSLSAKSQAGSTASSSSGIKMTSFAEQKFKKLNNVDGRSSGSSSQKTTPESSELNIPHMVAWAQTPEESPVRQTGRDPTQLLASEMVQLRMKLEEKRRAIEAQKKKVEAAFTRHRQRMGRTAFLTVVKRKGDGTSPLREEAAGSEDEKLSTDSQPFKTADDNNLRPEKCKTDITDSMDQAQNRWLKSPNDENLGEVDLVEYTKSIEKLNASLNFLQQEMQRLAQQQEVIMQMREQQAWVISPPQPSPQKQIRDLRTATRSTGSLSPVLSSGDSPRTSHRSPTSIKRKSASFHSKTPRTPRPNELKITPFNRILTPPQSVDSLPRLRRFSPSQTQTSSFVCLGHDSRPSSETEAREKDAAERLKPDHSFPKEGSEKGVEAEPPSTAEEPKEKPTKEREEEEREIKPLESTVSEVLSQPITETFIVTPTENPGDVLGQSTKSLIEVPLSILKPLEGQELEDHGEGEVSGEVYDEDQKMCCGFFFKDDQKGEDDMAVKRAALLEKRLRRERETQQRKQQLEAEMEQKKEEARIKAEEERQKKEDEKARREFIKQEYLRRKQLKLMEDMDTVIKPRPASSKQKKPRPKSVHRDIMESPKTPARAPAVSSLSLASLNLADTDSVQSGKRTPRPESADGFLSPCRSGSRNGEKDWENGSTTSSVASNTEYTGPKLYKEPSAKSNKHIIQNALSHCCLAGKVNEGQKNKILEQMEKSEANNFLILFRDSGCQFRSLYTYCPETEEINKLAGIGPKSITRKMIEGLYKYNSDRKQFSHIPAKTMSASVDAITIHSHLWQTKKPVTPKKVLPSKS; via the exons AGTGCACACTTAGCCATGATAGACACTCTGATGATGGCATATACGGTGGAGATGGTGAGCGTGGAGAAGGTTGTGGCATGTGTACAGCAGTATTCACCTTTTTTCCCCGACTCCGATATGCCCTACGATACTGAGGATGCTGTTACAAGCTGGATTAATAAG GTAAATGAACACTTGAAAGACATAATCATTCAGGAGCAGAAGATGAGAGAATCCCAGTGTTCAGACATCgctggaggtccaagg TCTCCAACCAAATGGTATTGGAAACTGGTTCCT GCCCGCTACAGGAAGGAGCAGGCACTGCCAAAACAGATGCCATGCATTCCCCCTGTGGACAACTTACTGAAAGACAGCACTGATGGCAGTGCTCTGGCTGCTTTGATCCATTTCTACTGCCCAGAGATTGTGAAGCTGGAAG ATATATGCCTGAAGGAGACCATGTCATTGGCAGACAGCCTTTACAATCTACAGCTGATTCAGGAGTTCTGTCAGGAGAATCTGAACCGTTGTTGCCACTTCACACTGGAAGATATGCTCTATGCCTCCTCCTCGATAAAG AATAACTACCTTGTCTTTATGGCAGAGTTGTTTTGGTGGTTCGAAGTGGTGAAGCCATCTTTTGTGCAGCCTCGTGTTGTAGATACTGAag CATCACAGCCAGTCCATTCCTTGCGAAACATGCCTTCGGTTCCCATTTCAAATGCCACAAAGAGAAGCTTTATTGAGAGCCCTTCCAGCTCTGACCAGcccag tctGCCCTTGTCACCATCAGAGTCTCTCAtgtctgtcagacacacacaaccACAGTCTCAGCCTCCTGTTTCAG gtgtgaTGAAAAGATCAACTTCAATGTCTTACGTGGATGGTTACGTTGGAACGTGGCCAAAGGAAAAACG GTCCTCAGCTCATGGAGTATCCTTTGATATTCCTTTTGATAACGAAAACACTATGCAGACTCCCACTGCCCCCAGCAGAGGGATGACCAGGTCTATCAGCACTGAAGGTCTGGGTTTCAAAGTCCATCAGATGCCCAAGAATCTGATTAAAAGAAACCTCTCCTTCCAGCCTGTGAatggacagaaggaaaaagAGGGCATTGAGGAGGAGGAGTGCCCAGAGAGCCTCACAGGCACAGAACTATCCAGCAAGCATTCAGGGAGAGGTAATAACATCAGGAATCAGCATGGACTTTCAAATGGGCCAGTCATGGATGGGCATGGTAATCTCACAGGGACTCCAAGCATTGAGGAAGCTTTGAAAATCATTCACAACACAGAAAAACCACATACACTCCTCCAGTCGGATAAAGTGAACAATGGATTTTTCCTCCATTGTCAGGATTTAGAGGATTCAAGTTCACAGCCCAAGCTAGAGGAAGCAGGTATAGATTCTGTTACAGAGATAAAAGGAGCCATGAGCCCCGACACGACCGAGGTGGACACTGGGATTCATGTGCAGACGGAGGATATTCAGGAAACCATGGACGAGGACTCATCTCTAAGAGACTACACTGTGAGCATGGATTCAGATATGGACCATGACTATGAATTAAAAGCCGGCAACCCGAGGGAAATGATAAGCCCCTGTCCTAGCTCATTAAGTGCGAAGTCTCAGGCCGGTAGTACTGCATCCTCAAGTTCAGGGATCAAGATGACCAGCTTCGCAGAACAGAAGTTCAAAAAACTGAATAACGTCGACGGCAGGAGCAGTGGAAGCAGCTCTCAGAAGACCACTCCTGAGAGTTCAGAACTCAACATCCCGCACATGGTGGCCTGGGCTCAAACTCCGGAGGAGAGCCCAGTCAGACAAACAGGGAGGGATCCCACGCAGCTGTTGGCGTCCGAGATGGTTCAGCTGAGGATGAAGCTGGAGGAGAAACGCAGGGCGATCGAAGCCCAAAAGAAAAAGGTGGAGGCAGCCTTTACAAGGCACAGGCAGAGGATGGGGAGAACAGCATTCCTGACGGTGGTGAAGAGAAAAGGAGACGGTACCTCACCCCTGAGGGAAGAGGCTGCCGGTTCAGAAGACGAAAAGCTGTCCACCGACAGCCAGCCTTTCAAAACGGCTGACGATAACAACCTAAGGCCTGAGAAGTGTAAAACAGACATCACGGATAGCATGGACCAAGCTCAGAACCGATGGCTGAAGTCACCCAATGATGAGAACTTAGGGGAAGTAGACCTGGTGGAGTACACCAAATCCATTGAAAAGCTAAATGCCTCTCTGAACTTCCTGCAGCAGGAGATGCAGCGCTTGGCCCAGCAGCAGGAGGTCATCATGCAGATGCGAGAGCAGCAGGCATGGGTAATTTCGCCTCCCCAGCCCTCGCCACAGAAACAAATCCGGGATCTCCGCACTGCCACCCGTTCCACTGGCTCCTTGTCACCCGTCTTGTCCTCGGGAGACTCGCCTCGTACCTCCCATCGGTCCCCGACAAGCATAAAGAGAAAGTCGGCCTCTTTCCACTCAAAGACCCCCAGGACTCCGCGGCCAAATGAACTAAAAATCACACCTTTCAACCGCATTTTAACCCCCCCCCAGTCGGTGGATAGCCTCCCTCGCCTTCGGAGGTTTTCTCCCAGCCAGACCCAAACCAGCTCTTTTGTGTGTCTCGGACATGATTCCAGACCATCCTCTGAGACTGAGGCCAGGGAGAAGGATGCTGCTGAAAGACTGAAACCAgaccattcttttccaaaagaagGGTCAGAGAAAGGGGTGGAAGCCGAGCCACCCTCTACAGCCGAGGAACCCAAGGAAAAACCAACAAAAGAGAGGGAAGAAGAGGAAAGAGAGATAAAGCCTTTAGAATCCACTGTTTCAGAAGTGCTATCCCAGCCAATAACAGAGACATTTATAGTTACCCCCACTGAAAACCCGGGTGATGTTCTTGGGCAGAGCACCAAGAGCTTGATTGAAGTTCCATTATCAATACTTAAGCCTCTGGAGGGACAAGAATTAGAAGATCATGGAGAGGGGGAAGTCAGTGGAGAAGTCTATGATGAAGATCAGAAGATGTGCTGTGGTTTCTTTTTTAAG GACGACCAGAAGGGCGAAGACGATATGGCAGTGAAGCGGGCGGCACTGCTGGAGAAGAggctgaggagagagagggagacccAGCAGCGGAAGCAGCAGCTGGAGGCCGAGATGGAACAGAAGAAAGAAGAGGCCCG GATTAAAGCAGAAGAAGAACGTCAGAAGAAGGAGGATGAGAAAGCACGCAGAGAGTTCATTAAGCAGGAGTACCTTAGGAGAAAGCAGCTCAAACTAATGGAAGACATGGACACCGTGATTAAGCCACGTCCTGCCAGCTCCAAACAGAAGAAACCTCGCCCAAAATCTGTCCACAGAGATATCATGGAATCTCCCAAAACCCCTGCCAGGGCTCCGGCAG TCTCCAGCCTCTCTCTGGCCTCGCTGAACTTGGCGGACACTGACAGCGTGCAGTCAGGCAAGAGAACCCCCAG gcCTGAGTCAGCAGATGGTTTTTTATCACCGTGTCGATCGGGCAGTCGCAATGGAGAGAAGGATTGGGAAAATGGTTCTACAACATCTTCTGTGGCTTCCAACACAGAATATACAG GCCCAAAGCTTTACAAAGAGCCTAGTGCAAAGTCTAATAAGCACATTATCCAGAATGCCTTGTCTCACTGCTGTCTAGCTGGCAAGGTCAATGAAGgtcaaaagaataaaatattggAG CAAATGGAGAAGTCGGAGGCCAACAACTTTTTGATTCTGTTCCGGGATTCTGGCTGCCAGTTCAGGTCATTGTACACATACTGCCCGGAGACAGAGGAGATCAACAAGCTGGCAGGAATTGGCCCCAAGTCCATCACCAGGAAGATGATTGAGGGTCTGTACAAGTACAACTCTGACAGGAAGCAGTTCAGCCATATCCCTGCTAAGACCATGTCTGCAAGTGTTGACGCCATTACCATTCACAGCCACTTGTGGCAGACCAAGAAGCCCGTCACACCTAAAAAAGTTTTGCCTTCCAAGTCTTAG